TACGTTACATACTGCTCCAATCATAAGACCAATTCCTTGACCAATAAAAACTACTAATAAATTGATTGCAAAGAACATTGAGAATCTCGTGGTTTCTAATGGCTGAGAGGTGATGAAATATACAATTAAAGTGAAAATTAAACAACAGAATATTGAAATTGGTATGTCAATTAACGTCGTGGCCGTGTAGAATGCCTTCAAGCTATACCATCTGTTAAAGTGTTCTTTCAACAGGATACTCATCTGCATAGGAACTGGAAAGgtatatcaaaattaattattaattaagagATATATAAATCAATGTTAATTACTTACAAGTAACCACGGTGAGCATCATTGTAGTCATCAATTGGTGTATAAGAATAGAAAACAGAAGATTATAATTATCTAAAACTCTAGAACCGTCTATTCCGGTTTCGACGAACACCGAACTGAGGATAAGGCCGACGAATATGTTGACTAGTATTCGTAAGTGTGTTAAAGTctaaaacgaaaaaaaatagagaGGAATTGATTAGAATTCGTAAAAACCAAATAGCAACATAATCCTTGGCTAAAGTATCCATTTGAATATGGaaataattgcaaataaaattttaacatatAAACAAGTTATGGAAATGAGGAATAAATTTTGGAACCTgcattaaataatacattgcttaaaatattcaatgaaTCGCCTAACTGAATGACATCATCAGCAAGGTAtctaacaaattaaaaatcaaataattaattactgaGACTTTAATCATTTTCTTGATTCTCTAATGAACAGGATAGTTTCACTATTTACCGTGTCTCTTTTGCTCATCAGAAAACCCCTTCCCAACAAGATTTTAATTTGATGCGTTAAGGAGGTCGCCTGCAGACTGTTGTCACCTCCATTCTTCTTGAGAGGATGCAATGCTTCGAAAGGTAGAAAGAAAACAACATCAGCATCGTAACAGATTACTTAAAAATCATTTGATGATGTTCATATACCTCTTAAACCAGTTGCATCTATAAGAGTACTAGGATTTTCAAACCACCGTAAATTCTTGCCATTTTCTGATCCTGATAATAACAACGGTATTTTATCTTCTCCGTATTCACCGCAGGATAATTCGATTACTGTAAAAACGGAAATATACAAATGAGAGATGAATGAATTAACACGTTAGAACGCCACAAGctgtaattattaagaatagaaatagttaattttcaaatttcaaattttaagcattttacattatatgtaccataaaaatgtattacttaaaataatgtttttctattgttttcttttaattattcaggcaTGTGTAATTTGCGGTGACAGTCACCGGCGACCCCCATGgtgttcaacgtgttaaagaAATGTATAGTATGTTTAGAAGAGATCATTTTATATACCGTAATCGGCTGGATTGTGATACATTGGACAGGGCACTTTGATACTCTCCAAGTAAGGAAGCAATTGGCTGGTTGCACCGTGGTACAAGCATTCTCCTTTCGCTATTACGTACACCTATATCGTGTCCAaccataaataataataagtactAAAATTCTAGctaacaatttaattaaaaaattaaaggaaTTTGAATTCTCAATGTAGTTGTTTATAAAATCTGTTCgacttttaaaattttatatgatTTCAGTTCAGGTCGACGCGAGTCAGATTGGTTTTTATTCAAGTGAATATCCTACCAAATCAAAAAGCTGGAAGATAGACGCGCTAGGCTGATGAATCGTGCAAATGATTGTCCTTCCTTGTCGCGCGAGCAGCTTCAGCAGATTCACTACTTGCATGCAAGATGAACTGTCCAAACCCCTGGAATAACAGCATAGATGTTCGATACATTGATTCAACAGTATGGTATAAAAAGAATTTGCTcgacaataataataaatcaatgttCACGACCAAGGAGATACCCTGTACGGAATATCACTCATCGCAGTATTACACTTACGTAGTTGGTTCGTCGAGGAACATAACGGTTGGATTATTAACCAACTCCAGAGCGATAGACAGCCTCTTTCTTTGACCGCCGCTTAATCTCTCCGCTCGCGTGTTCATATGCTCATAGAGGCCTAGCGTTACCAGTATCTCTTCAAtctgaaatatgaaatttcttGTTAAGAAACAAGGTCACAAGATTATTATAAAGTAATAtgttattaattgaaaagttaaaaaaaaaaggtgctAAATCAAGCTTATTATGAATTAACTTTTTGATTAAAACACTCTCCTGTTTCAGAAGTTCATATCTTATCAAACGTTCCAAATTTATGTCTGTAATACAATTAACATGAGATGCactttaaattatatttacatgtTGACAAATCGACCCCAATAATGAGCCACCACTTACTATCGTTTCCTTTTCGTATCTAGGAATACTTGTGGGTAGCTTGAGGTCAGCTGCGACTCTCATGTTCTCAACGGTCGTCAACAGAGGTTCCAAACGATCATCTTGCGTGATGTACGCGCTACACCTATGATAACATATATGTAAATGACATtaacgtttaattaatttaaatattttgatcGGTGGTATTACAGGATGACTCAAATTTTCATGGTGTACTTGATTTTTGAAACATCCTGTACACAGCGAAAggattaattagaaattattatgCAAAGTAGGTCGAtcatttcttttctatctATTAAGCAAATCTATAAAGTGGTTTCAAAATGAATAACAAAACAGAATGCTTTCTACAAAATATTAATCGTGTCAAGAACGTTTTAATAAGCGAACAAGTTTCCAAAACACAATTTAAATACTAGAAACATAATTTTCTGCTCTTCAGGATAAGCAGCACGGTCATTTCAAAATCATTGATCTTTCCTGTCGCAAAGATTTAGGAAGGAAATTGTATGCATAAGATCATTTGGTCAAGATCATTTTCTTGAGGTCattgatatttttcattaagtGCGACCAATATGTTATAATCTAAGAAAGATAAATTCATTTCTGCGCGACATACTGACGTTCAGATGACCTCAGGAAACAAAATACCATGTTCGGTCAAAAGATAAAAGCGTGTAAACCTCGTGGTTCTTATCGATGACATTAAAGCAATTGCGGAAGAAAATGGACCTTGAAAATGATATGATAATTCTACCACCTGTACTACTCTACTATTAACAATAACATCTGTTCATTATACTAacactaattttttttttgtattttaggCTCGCAGAATATCAAACGCTAAGAAGATTAGATCATCCGAATTCTAGGATTACATTCTAGACGAGCTACTCTATATTTCCTTTCGCAACACGAGGCTTACTTTCTAAAAGAATTCATCTGTCGGACGCGTCCGTTAATGTGCACGTTGCCAGTGACCCCGGTTATCCTGTATCCCGACAGGACATCCAGCAAAGTTGATTTCCCTGCTCCGGATGGGCCCATTAAGGCGATTAAGCGTTTCGATGGAAGTCTTCCATTGATCCCGTGCAATATTTCCTTCTGACCTGCAAGAACAATCCCAGGTATGACTCGTtgaattgaaaagaaattatgTAACGATCCTAGCTGTAACTGATTGTACGTTTAGAAACAACCAGAAGCCTTTCACCGATATGCAAAACCGATGTTCTCGTCGTATAATTTATCAAACGTTCCAGGGAACTGACCTTTCCTACAACCCAAAGACACCTTGTAACTTATGTTCTCGAACATAATATCAACCGTGTCCGCAGGATTGGTTTCCATGAAACGGGTGGTACTGTTCTTTTGTCCATTGTCTTGCTTCTCTTTCACCGGTTCTTTAACGGTGCTATAAATCTTTTCGCCGGTCGTATTCGTCTCTTGGCCGCTGCTCGCTTCGTGCATCAATACCTCCATCGTCGGGTATCCTCGTCGAACGCCGACCAATTAGTTGAACATAGAGCGTACTGTAGAACTGTAACAAGGAGGAGGAAGGTCATTGTTATGCGAGAAGCACAGTAGGCagaattatttgaattatgaatcttattataaattgtaaacTGAATAGTAATTAATGGGTTGAGCGGCGTTCGCGACGTATCGCGTATTCGATTGTTGAGGGTTTAATTTGCGGCATGCAGCGGGTAGACTTAGACAGGGcgatcctctcgctaggggACGCATAGGAACTGGCGACAATTAAtcccttgaccgcaccatgaAGACACACAGAGTCGTCTCGGCCTCTTtatggtgcggtcaaggggttcattgtcgccagggttcctttgtgtcccctagcgagaggatcaccctgggTTCCTTTGTATcccctagcgagaggatcaccctgggTTCCTTTGCATcccctagcgagaggatcaccctgggTTCCTTTGCATCCCCTAgtgagaggatcaccctgggTTCCTTTGTATcccctagcgagaggatcacccagGGTTCCTTTGAATcccctagcgagaggatcaccctgtagtAGCGCACCGTATTTAGGGGATGGATTATCTATAATGATCTCGAGTGGTTTCCAGGTGTAAATCGCGTTCCCTAGCGAGATGTTTCCAATAAGGAAAACTGCGAAATTTCTAATACAGCGGAAGAAATTCCTAATAGAGAAAATAGCGGACAGTATTTTTCGCTAGCACAGCAAAGATAAACGCAACAACGTCGAGCGCGAAAGagtatttatttcatttgcgAGCAGTAGGTTAGAtggtaattaaatttactaTCTGTCGAGCGTCACATTTCAATGTAACTCTAAAAATAGTATAATCCCATCCTTGAACTGATCATTGTTAAAGTTATCGGACTAATGACCAGGTATACCCTACTATCTAAACATTTCTGTAACCTGAAACAGGTCCTGCATAAGTTCAAATCGATGGAATTCTACCACGTTTACGATGTTTTTGACAAAATATCTAAACTGGTTTTTCTGAACTGCTTCCCCGCTATAGTCTGGTTAAAATCAATGACATCGTACAAGGCCGTCGAAGAGTAACCCTCTCGTGTTCATTCTGTTTCGCTAATTCGTTTTCCGAAAACCAATCAAGGAAAGGTCACTTGATTTCCTTATAAGCATCTTATGTCCGTTCGGTGattatataattgaaaatgtaaTTGATAACGATTAACAGGTACAAAGTGAATCTATTGCGTATTCTGATGTGCACTTCCTGTGTAATTTCGC
This region of Osmia bicornis bicornis chromosome 5, iOsmBic2.1, whole genome shotgun sequence genomic DNA includes:
- the LOC114870992 gene encoding ATP-binding cassette sub-family G member 4, whose translation is MEVLMHEASSGQETNTTGEKIYSTVKEPVKEKQDNGQKNSTTRFMETNPADTVDIMFENISYKVSLGCRKGQKEILHGINGRLPSKRLIALMGPSGAGKSTLLDVLSGYRITGVTGNVHINGRVRQMNSFRKCSAYITQDDRLEPLLTTVENMRVAADLKLPTSIPRYEKETIIEEILVTLGLYEHMNTRAERLSGGQRKRLSIALELVNNPTVMFLDEPTTGLDSSSCMQVVNLLKLLARQGRTIICTIHQPSASIFQLFDLVYVIAKGECLYHGATSQLLPYLESIKVPCPMYHNPADYVIELSCGEYGEDKIPLLLSGSENGKNLRWFENPSTLIDATGLRALHPLKKNGGDNSLQATSLTHQIKILLGRGFLMSKRDTTLTHLRILVNIFVGLILSSVFVETGIDGSRVLDNYNLLFSILIHQLMTTMMLTVVTFPMQMSILLKEHFNRWYSLKAFYTATTLIDIPISIFCCLIFTLIVYFITSQPLETTRFSMFFAINLLVVFIGQGIGLMIGAVCNVVNGTFIGPTLSVPLMMFSGFGVSLRDIPGYLKWGTYISCLRYGLEGFISAIYGYDRPVLACKEKTVGYCHYKYPSKFLSDIAMEGDQFWNDIMALITILIITRSTAYFLLKWKIISVR